A window of the Hevea brasiliensis isolate MT/VB/25A 57/8 chromosome 6, ASM3005281v1, whole genome shotgun sequence genome harbors these coding sequences:
- the LOC110641239 gene encoding uncharacterized protein LOC110641239 yields MGGKRLRCKTTSENPGTEETNDKGQSVDFMSAGSSLKLYIQQQDQSVNPWSCQKEKQQNQEMQIPPSEDAFPANSGGSGTTIVQGYEVKASVAPVLTAIFA; encoded by the exons ATGGGTGGGAAGAGGCTTAGGTGCAAAACTACATCTGAAAATCCTGGAACTGAAGAAACTAATGACAAG GGACAATCAGTAGACTTTATGAGTGCTGGTTCTTCACTTAAACT GTATATTCAGCAACAAGACCAATCTGTGAACCCATGGAGTTGTCAAAAAGAAAAGCAGCAGAATCAAGAGATGCAGATCCCACCCTCTGAAGACGCATTTCCAGCTAATAGTGGAGGCAGTGGAACAACGATCGTGCAAGGCTATGAAGTCAAGGCTAGTGTTGCGCCTGTACTTACCGCCATATTTGCCTAG